The Lagopus muta isolate bLagMut1 chromosome 6, bLagMut1 primary, whole genome shotgun sequence sequence tcttgtCTCAGAGTTATAAAACTGTCCACCTTAATTCTCTTCTGTCTTGGCTTTAATTACTTTGTGAGTTGTTTTTATGAGATGGGATATGGGTTGTGTAACAGACATGTTCCATTAGCTGCTCCTATCTCCATTTGTGATGAGGGCACCTCCAGAGGTGCCTGTTATCTACCCCAAAGCACTGTTTTGTATTCAGTGCTGTTGCAGCCTTTAGCTCCAGTACTCTGTGCATTAACTGCACCTAATCAGCAGATGGGATGAGGTTagattctttcctttcctgtggGATTTTTCCTATTGCCTAACAATCACTTGCTTGAATTTCTGCTGTTAACGAAGCATTTCAAAACCAGATAATATCTATTCCTTACAGTGTGTTAATAGGGATGGATTTTTGAAGatgctcagtgctgagctgtgtcaTTAAGTACCTTCAAGctaaattccattttctttttcatctggCAGTCCCTTAACCACTCTCCTTGAACGTTTGGCTGTTAACCTCAGCTTCCTCTTGCATCTTTCTCTCATCTGGACTAATCTATTTAAGCACAAGGAGTGTGCCAGTTCCTGCTACTCCAACATGGAGTTTATATGTAGTAGAATACCTCCAGttcttatatttttaagagGTGCCTGATCAGCCTGCTTCTTGTGATGCTGTTCCTTGTGTGCTGCACACATTCTTCCACTGGCCTTTATTGTCAGCTGAGCAAATGCCACACAAACCCTTCAGCAGAAGGCATTGTTGTTACATCTGGGGCTTTGTTGTTTGACTGCAGTTCTGACTTGGAAGTTGTGTACTGatagcactgaaataaatggaggAAGCTGACCTGACCCAGGTTAATGTGCTGGAATGAACTTTTGGTTTTATAGATAGCTTCAAAAAGATAAAAGGCAAGTCAGTAAGAGCtcttcacagaatggcccgggttggaagagacctcaaggatcacaaagctccaaccccccaccacaggctgggccaccaacctccacatttcacagcagcccaggctgcccagggccccatccaacctggccttcaacacctccagggatggacggggcatcacagcctctctgggcagctgttccagcacctcaccactctcacagcacacaacttccccctgacatccaacctccatctgccctccctcaacttcaagccatttccccttgtcttacTGTTAtccaccctttcaaagagttgccCCCCTctttataggctccctttaggtactgaaggccGTACTTCTCAGTGTTCAGAGCTGCAATGAATAGTGGTAACAGTGGCTCTACTAGTGGTGTGCCTGTCCTAGGCAAGAACTTTGAACATTGGGGTTGTTGTTTGGCAACTCCATGGATAAATGAAGCAACTGTTACAAAAGGCTGTGGGATGTGTTGGAGAGATCCTAAACAACTCCAGTAGTGGCTCTTACGTTGTTGTTCTGCAGACAAGACTGGAAGAATGTTCCCTCTTCTGTGAGTCATACTTGATTTACCAGCGTGACTCATGTGCTGAGCTTGCCAGTAAACCTCCACCCCACCCCTGAAACTGCTCTTGGCTGATGGAGAAGTGCTGAGGTGGGAGAAGAACCACAGGGCTcatgctctgtgtgctggggggTGCAATGTATGTAAGGAGTGCATCTCCCTCGGGTTGGAAGTGTGACAAGGATATGCAGATTTAGGCCACTCTAAGCAGCTGTGCAGGCAAAACAAGAAATGGAGAAGGGGGGCAGTTTTGCTTCCTCCAGCCTTAACTCTGAGCCCCCTCCTGAAATGCCTTGTCTGATCCTGACCAGAACACTTGAGCTTTCAGTGTTCTCTGGTGTTGCTTAGTTGCTTAGGTCACTGAAGTGGCACTTTGTCACTTATGCACAAACCTTCCCAGCCTGGCTATGCAATTCCTATTCTCCTGTTCCCCCTTTAGAGAGAACCAAAGCACCACTTTGCAGCACTACTTTGATACAGGAATGACTGCTCTACTAACAGAGGAACTGAGGCTAAAACATTGATCAGTTATCTGGGACTTCCAGCAGTAATCTTCAGCCCTATCTTAACTCATTCACAGGACAACTGCCTGTAGGCTACATACAGCTTTCCCACATATTCTTCCTGCAAATCAGAAATGATTCATAGTCATTATCCTCTGGCAGAGGTTCAAATTCTAAAGCAAGAATTCGGCTTCTTCCACATCCAAATACAGCTTGCATCTTAACCAAAACCAAATTTTACTTGTGAAAATGCTTTATTGCTTCAAAATAATCAGACAGGAAGGCACTCCTGTTACAATTCTCTGAAGAGTGCTAGACTTGTGTTAAAGGCACAGCTTGCTAATTAAATCATGGAGGTGAAAACGCTGGTGAGAGTGATGTCCCCAGCAATGCAGAGCTTGGTGATCTCATTCAGCTTCTTCTCACGGAAGCCGTACTGCAGCAGGTGAGCATCGTTCACTGCTACCTTGAAGTGATCCCCCTCACAGAGCACCTggagctgaaagagaaatgcaaagtgaGCCAAATTGGAACCATCAGCTGCAGGAACACCAGTGACCTTTGCCTTCcccagagccctgctgtgctcatCTTCCTTGATGATTCAGCTGCAGTGTCTGTCCCATGACTACGCCTTTCAAGCAGCATGAAATGCAGGGAGGGCAGAGTGCACCCGTTTGTTTGGCAGGAGAAACAGACTGGGGAGAGAGCTGGAATGCACTGCAggttttaggaggaagttcttcagccagagggtggtgaggcactggcacaggttgcccaaggaggctgtggatgccccatccctgcaggcattcaaggccaggctggatgtggctctgggcagcctgggctgctggttggtgacctgcacacagcaaggggttggaactggatgagcactgtgctcctttgcaacccaggccatgctgtgattctgtgacaatgGATGCCTTACAGCAACCTGCCCAATAGCTGCTGCACAATAACAGCACCAGTAGGGAGAATGCAATAAGAAATGGgaataacagatttttttttaatttcttttctccattgttACCTTGAAGGGGGCTCCAGGTTCAAATGGAAATCTAGGAGCTgttctctcctcttttccccAGCTGTTGTGGAACATTGAGTTACAGACGATGACCCTTTTGCGGTCTTCCTTGAAACGGGGGTTAAAGTGGAAGGCAATGTCTTGCCCCCTCTTGAAATCCAGTGAAAACCTGCAAAGGCAATAATCTGtgagctgctttttctgcagaagacaCGAGCTGTCTCCCAgggctgctggaaagcagcagcaagcgGACAAAAATGCACAGGGCCCACTGGGTAACAACAGGGCAGTTCTGGAGGATTTGCATGGTCGTTTTGAGTCCCGTTTGATTTCACAGAAGGTGGGTGCTATTCAGAAAGTGAACTCTGCCCCTTAACGCTATCGCAACCCATCCGTACCTGCTGGGGTTTGGGTTCACAGTCCCCGTGATGGTTATGAGCATGCGAGGCATGAGTCCTGCTGGTAGAGGAAGATCGTAGGGGACTTTCTGGAGAGGACAGAGATTTTGGTGTTAGCAGAACAGCATGTTGGTGAGCAGCACAGGCCTGACGGTCAGGCAGGGGCTGGGTGTTGGTGTGACAGCAGTGTGGCTGCTCATGCAGCTCCTAAAGACACACACCCCAGGTGCCACCCACAGCCGAGCACAACGAGCaaccagagaaagcaaaagctttcaAATATGTCTGAGCTGTTACCAGTGGAGCAGCTGGTGCTCCGGAGAATGGTGCAGCTGGTCCTCCAGAATAgggtcctgctgctgctggtcctCCCGGATAAGGCCCTGGTGGTCCTCCAGGGAATGGTCCGGGCGGTCCATGATGTGGTCCAGGTGGTCCATGATGCGGACCAGGTGGTCCATGATGCGGTCCCGGTCCCCCAGGGTATCCGGGGTATGCCGGGAAGGCCCCAGGACCTGGGGGCTGGTTCCAGCCCTGGGTTGGGGGGGCACCAGGGTTGTGAGTAGGCAGGGCGTCagagagctggggatggaggggaGAGTAGGAGGAGAAAGACAGGCAGCATCCGGTAGGGCTGCCAGCACCTGGCCTTCATGGCCTGCGCGACGCCAAGCGCTGCGTCTGAAACGGCCAGGAGCCCCAGTGGTGCTGAGAGCCCAAAAGTCCCTTAATGCTCCTTGATTGGTGTTACATGGATTGGTAACAACGcggaatcgtagaatcacaaaatcattaaggttggaaaagacttcagaaTCACCATTctcactgcccacatccctcacaACGCATCCCCACGGTTCCtaaacgcctccagggatgatttcctcactgctccctgggcagctgggccAAGTCCCACCACAAGTCCCCACCTTCACGCAATGACCACCATGGGGCCCCTGTGTGTTTGTTCAAGAAATCAATACTCACAGAGAAACCGTCCGACATTTTTCCTACAACAAAAAGGAGATCGTGAGGTCATTTTGTGCCCCTCCCAGGTTACACGGCTGTTTGTGGTTCATCACCTCCATCATAACCGCTGCTGGGCCCAGAGGTGCCACAGAATCCCAAACCCAAaggcccagcctgcagctgggatgggatgggagaggaggggTCCTACAGGGGGACCCCCTGTGCTGTTCCTATGGGAGACGTGTGGTCTGCAGTGGGGTTTGCAGCCACCCCAAAAGGCGAAGCTGCGCCATGCAGAAATGCTGCGGCCCGGGGCTGAATGCCTGCTATCAAAGAGTGCATTCATAAAccaagagaggagaaagaaaaaacaaacaaacagggagaggcagaaatgggagggaaaaaggaaaattccaaagggaaagcagagaagtCTAATTCTCTTCAAATGAAACACTGAGCAACACAAAGGTCTGAGTGAACCTGCTTCAGCAATACGGAAATCACGCCGAGTTTCCCCAGCACCAAACCCTTCCCCCAGcaaaaggcagcacagagcctgcGTGACTTCTAAGCAGTCCTGGAGCAATGACTTTCAGCTGCCCCAACCTGGCAGTGCAGATatttgccttctgctttttccacCCCTCTGCTTCCCAGGGTGCAGGACCCAGTGCTCCACTAactgcaggcagccccagcacagccaggcaggTGCCAACGAACCCCACGAGTTCTGAAAGTCCCACTTTATAATTCGCAGAGcggttaaggttggaaaagaccccctAAGATGGCTGAGTCCAACCATCACGTCGGCTCCTGCCAGGCTCAGCCTTTGCCACGCATTGGGAAACCATTTGGGAAAAGGATTTCGAAGCAAAGCAACCTCGATACGTGAAGGATGGTGGGCAAAGCCGTACAACCCAACTCGCCAAGGATGGGAGCTCTGTCCAACCCCGGACCCCCAGTGCCAGCACTCAGCCCCTTCCCGGAGCTCCCTTACCTGCAGGTGTCGGGCCGTGTAGCAGGGCCGGGTGTCGGGCTGCGCTCTGGGGCTGGGCAATATCCCCACCCATAGCTGCCCCAGCCCCGGGGCGGAGCACCGAGCAGAGCCCAGCCCCGCGGGCAGCACGGCACGAGGACACCCGCGGCGTCCCCTCCCAGCTGTTAGGAATGCCACCCCACTGAACACGGAGGAATCGGATGCATTGAAGGTTCCAACTCACTGCTGGGCCATCGCCCATCCCGGCGGCGCCCGACGTGAGTCATAGGATCATAGAGCCATAAAACcaccgaggttggaaaaagacctcaaagatggAGCAGCAGCTAACGCCcaggagcccagcacagcacgcTGAATCCACTCCTGGAGTGATGGCAGCGCTGCTTAAAGCGGGGTGAAAGGCAAAGATGTGCAGGAGTGCTGGAATGCTTTTGCTGTGCAGGCAGGCTGAGGGTGCAGCCCAGGACGGAGGGCTTTTCCAAGAGGTTCTGGTGTTTTTCATCTCCTGCTGCAAAAGTGTTGCAGCTTCAGTTACACAACAGACACAGtgttacaaaagcagaaatgaaaacaggaaacagaacCCGAGCGTGGgttcattcacagaatcacggaatggcccgggttggaagggacctcaagggtcacgaagctccaacccccctgtgccatgcagggccaccaacctccacatttcacagcagcccaggctgcccagggccccatccaacctggccttcaacacctccagggatggacggggcatcacagcctctctgggcagctgttcagcacctcaccactctcacagcacacaacttcccctgacatccaacctccatctgccctccctcaactccaaaccatttccccttgtcctgctgccatctcccctttccaagagctgactcccctcctgtctgcaggctcccttcaggtactgcaggctgcactgagctcaccccgcagccttcttttctccaggttgaacaagcccagctccctcagcctgtctttgtaggggaggtgctccagtccaTCATTCATCTGAATGGGCTCAGAAAGCCTTTGCATGCAGTGCTGttgggcagctgcagcatcaaGGAACTGGAGAACTGATGGGTTGGACCACGAGGGCCAGAAACATTCTCCAAACACAACTTGCTTCCTCCTGAGTTTATCTGATGGCATCATTTTGTGGTAatccagaaacaaaagcagagctgatctGTGGAGCTGAGTGCTCACCCCACCCCTGGTGCTGTTTCACAGGACATCCTGGCACCACCCGCCCTAAGACAACACAGCACTCAGCGTTTCCCTTTGATAGGCTGCCCTGCAATCATCCACAGAGCTTCAGTCTACTTAATTGTGTTTATTGAGGAGATTTCGTGTCATTGCCTCGTAGCAATATTTACTGTATGACTGCCATCTGGGTCAATTAACTGCATGCTCTGTTAGCTCAGGTTAaaaagggagcagagggcaAACAGGTTGCAGGTATGCTGAAGAACTGCACAAAACCAAGCAGAggatgcagctctgggcagcctgggctgctggttggtgaccctgcacacagcaggggatggaactggatgagcactgtgctcctttgcaacccaggccgttctgtgattgtacaaaaaatgaattcagaGACTGACCCAAAGCTCCTGTGCCCCTTTGCAGCCACCAGTGATCACAGGCTGGAATTACCAACCCCTTACCATCGGTCCCAGAATGCTCCACACTGACCTATAGCAAGACTTAATgccttatagaatcatagaaccattcaGGTTGCAAAAGATTTTGGAGATCCCCAACCTCAACCAACCCCTGCCGTGcctgcatccctcagtgccacatccccatggttctggagcacctccagggatggtgatcccAGCactccatgggcagctgtgccaccgcatcaccactcttttgcagaagaaacatttcctcaCATCCAGCAcgaagctgtgtgctgctttccaTCATTCCTGGGGACACCGAGTCCTGCAGAGACAAAAATCCCAACCTCGATGGCAGAGCTATCTACGTGGGCTTAAATCACTTCAAACCAAGAAACTGCTGGCTGGAAATGAACAATTCCTGTCTACTTTAtagggctgtttgtttttcagtgagcCATACAGTCAACCCATAAAATTGTGAACCATCCAGGCTGGCAAAAATGTacaaggtcatcaagtccaaccatcagccctaTCACCAAACCCCACccctccaccacctccagggatggggaactCCATCACCGCCCCACGCAGTGCCTGATCCCTCATCCACATGAAGGAACTCctcctgatgtccaacctaagCCTCTCCAGCACAACCCGAGGCCGGTTTCCTCACATCCTATCATTTgacacctgagaaaagagaccaaCACCTCCTCAGCGCCAACTTCCTGCCTTTGTGGCTCCTAGAAAACGAGAGCACAGGCAAAAAACCAGCACTTTGTGGGAGCAATTTGTGTCAATGGAGACTACAGGAACCCCCGGCCCCCTCCAAACCCAATGCGGTTTGATGCAGGTCTGTGCAAAGAAGCAAACTTACAGTGCCATCTCCCAACCAACCCAAGGGCGCTGTGTgaagaatcacagcatggcctgggttgcacaggagcacagtgctcatccagctccaatccctgctgtgtgcaggtcaccaaccagcagcccaggctgcccagagccacatccagcctggccttgaatgcctgcagggatggggcatccacagcctccttgggcaacctgtgccagtgcctcaccacctctggctcaaaaacttcctcctcatatccaacctaaacctcccctgtctcagtttaagaccattcccccttgtcctatcccaGAAGCCACCACCATCCCCAGCACCACCCCACACGGCAGCCCTCCTTACCCCAAACAATGCTGCCAGGCACTGAACTGCTGCAATtgtctccttcctttttaaatCCATTGAGTACGTTCAATGAGGATGTCTCAGAGCAGAGGTCCCCCAGGAGGGCtctcaaacagcagcactgccctctgCTGACTCCGGCGGGGCTCTGCTCTGTacgtgcaggcagcagctcgTTCACTCAGCACCCGAGCCGTTTAGAGCAGGTAGCAGACGAGCAGCTTTTGCTCGGTGTCAGAcgctgaggagcagcagagcaccaTTCAATGATGCTACAGAGCTCAGCGGTGCtcagctcctgtgctgaggTGCTTCTGCTACCGTGCTGTCCAGTTCAATCTCCAAGGATGGAAACTGCACGGCCCCTTTGGAcacaagcactgcagcactccACCAGCCTCGTGGTGAAGAGGTCTGTTTTACAGCACCACCCGCTGCTTGCTCTAAAACGCTCTCCCCACCAGCTGGAAGCTTCTCTTTAGACCTGAGCTGTGAGCAATGCCCCCCATCCCACACTGAGGATTTCAGCCGTAGCCTCAGTGtcagcagaacacagctggccatAAGAACATCGGCTTGCTCGGCTCCTTCCCAACCTCCCCCCAGGGTCAAACCTTCCCCAGATCCAACAGCTCACCCCGGTGCCCCTGGCGATGGCCAGGGAGCAAAGTCAGCTCCTACGTGAGGccttcagccattctgtgatgctccACGGGCTGCTCTGGGCCCACGCCGTCCTGCTGAGCAAACCTGTGTGGGATCTGCATTTCCTATCCCAAATCACAGAGCGAACTCCTGGCCTGCTATTAAGCacggaggttggtggccctgcctgcagcacggggttggagctttgtgatccttgaggtcccttccagcccaagccattctgtgatccacACACAGCCACGCACCCCCTCAGCACTTGTGAACGTGCTGAAGgcacaaaaaccacaaaaggaagaggaaaaacacacaAGTCCAATAATTCTGATTTTATATTCAGTCGTTGCAAACCAAGGACGTCCTGTTTCTTTACTATTTCATTCAaggctaaaataaaataaaatcaaataaaaatctacACAAGCATGCCAAGGGCTGTGAGTGAAGAACAGTGAACACGACAGTCTTGAAAATACGTTTAATGTCTAATCTTATACAAAAGTGACAGCATCTTCAAAAAAATATCAAATCCTGTATTTATAGCTTCTCACTATCATACAGCAATATTTGTTtcatctaaagaaaatacagcagcaggTGATAATCTATACTTTAAAGATGTGATTGCTTATATTTCATATTGTAAACAAATGCAGTATGTCAACCTCAAAGCACAAAACGAACTCCTCAGCAATTTAACTCAAACGATGCATAGAAATGGACAAATTCCATTGCAAAAGCTTCAGGCCAGAAGTTGCTCACACTTGACATAACATGTGATAAAGTTACTACACGGCATATAGTGACAACTTGAGTTTTTACACAATAGATTAACAGGGATACCCTTTTTTTCACTGCTATGCAAAGAACTTGGCTCACAAAAACAAAGGGGTTATGAAACAGTTCTCATGACCTCAAGAAATACGAATATACATTGAAAAAACATCCCATATATACTGAATTTTAGCCTAAATGTTCCGGTAATTGATCCTGCCTACTTCAGGAAGAACCTGGAAGCCTGGTTACCAAAACAAATCCCCTTCCAGCAGTCATTCCTTGCTACGTTTGCTGCCCTCTCCTTTCCTACCTCTTCCCATTCCGCACAGAGACGCAGAGTGCAGTGTGGAACTGGAGGGTGCTGCACGATCCGCTCCTTTGGGACAGGTGTTGTTCATCACATTGGTTTATAACCTAAGGCTGCAGGTATTGAAATTAAAAGCACTTGAGCAAATGTAGGCAGTGTTCTACTGTGTTTATTTGGAATTGGTCTTGCCAAGATGTAATGAAGTGCGCTGCCCGGGGGGCCAAGGGGTTTGTTTAAGGTAATACTGACAACTTTGGGTTCTGATTCCTAGGGTCAGAGCTGGCATGCTGAAGTGTTAAGCATTTCTCTTCAGCTCCAGTGCCATCTTCCTATAACTGAGACAAGAGATGCTCGTACCTTCGGTTTTCATGGCAGACTCAaggagccccagctctcccctgCAGGGACACCGCAGtgctctgccatgggctggcaCAGCCAACAGGCACCACTGCCAGCTCAGCCCACTTGTTCTGAAGTTCATCACATGCATGCAGGAAGCCATGGCAAGGTTTGGGAAGCGAATTAACTTGCTTTCACAGTTCCACGATACGAAGACTCCCTAACGAGCTACACGTTAAGCAACACTGATTCCTAATTCTACCTACAGAGGCTAAGTTAGGAGATCCCCACCTGAGGAGAAGCCAAACGTCCACGCTCAAATCCAGGCTATGAAATGCCACCAGAGCTCCTCAGCAACGCGTGGCTGTGCCTCAGTAATGCCGCACCAGCAGTTACCCCAGCACAGATATGGCAAGAATATAAAGCTTCCTGCAGCGCCCCTTCCAGAGCAGGGgcagccacacagcagcacacagcttctAAACATCCCAAATTATGCTCTCAGTGAGGTATGCAGGCACCTGGCCGGGAACAGAGCGCTGCTCTCCATTCCCACGTTCAGTGGAGCCCCGGTGAGGTTTGCTCGTCCCCAGCTGTGGCAGTAAGGATGGCACAAGGGAATGGCTGGAGCAGATAGAAAGAAAAGCCTCGCCAAAACCTGCTGGGAAGGGAATGGCCAGGCTGGTTTTCTTCACCTTTTAAGCTCAAGTTCAGTTTCTAGGGACTCTGAAAACACCCGCTGAGTTTACACAACTCGGCAGACAAGTCAAATTTTAAACAACCAGAACCCAGGTTAGATATAGGGAAGTACTTTACCTACGTGGGAGTTAATGCTTTACACAGACCAACTCAAACCTCCAACCACCACAGAACGAGAACTGGCAAAACGAAGTCCTCATCGGCATGCACGAAACTCACAGCGGTCCATGAAAGGGAACGGCACGTCCAgctcactgcactgcacagacagcagcagggcactgaCCAGTCAGACCCAGCATTCCAATGcacgcctcctcctcctcctccgcagTCCCAGACCGGGCCATTAACTGTGTGCAGGATTTACAGAGTGCTGAGAAAGCCTTCGAGTTCACGCGCTCCGTCTCTGTCGTTTCCATTACTGTAGCACGttcaaaaattacatttcttgaccaaaaaaaaaatcttgaaatactttttattgACATTTTAGAATAACCTGAAAATAGACAAGATACGACCATCCATCCATTCAACAACCAGCACCAGTCCGGCAACGAGACTTAAAGCATTCGTGGAAATTTAAGCTGTTTCTGATTCGCGAGTCCTTGTGCCTGATTCTTTAGGATCCTTACTTGGCAGCTCTCATTTTCCCAAGGAATATTGGCCAGAGTAAGAACCACGGatttcagttttacttctgCTCTTTGTAGCTCGTTTTATTAAACCAAACAATTACGCCAACATACGAGCAAGTTAATGTTATGCAAATTGCTAAATTGCTCCTTCATACCTCAAATGCACATACAAGAGGCAAGTATTCTTCATAGCCCCAAAcattactgaaacaaaaactgtaaaaatcTCTGTAAGTAGTGGATGAAGGTGGAAAGCTACAGTACTTTGTTGCCCAGAACGTGTTCAACGGTAAGGCTGCAAGAGACAACGAGAATTGGTGGTCATTGCAGGGCTTTCACAAAGCAGTTCATTAGCATTACAGCACTTCTGAGCTCAAGAACATTTGACCACGGGTTGTTATTCCCCGTGCATCCTGAAAAGCAATCTCTCCAGACTACACACTACAGTATCTTTCATTCCTAACATTATTACAAGCTCTTCCCCTTtattttttgtgtcttttaGAGAAGGCTTTCCAACAAGTGGAAGACCACTACAGTGCAGTGCTCAGACACGCTCCACCTCGATGGAATGTGACTGCTCTGGTGCACGAAGTTCAATGTTTAAGCAGAAAATTGCCTGTTATTCCACTGACTACGCAGACGAGCCCTTAAAGTTCTTACCTGCATTAATAGGTCTTTCGCTACCCAATTCCCACGCTTAAAAGCATCAAGAACAATTCACTGATAACAAAAAACTAAGtcatagaatgggttgaaaaggacaacagtgagcatctagtttcaaccctcctgctaccTGCAGGCTCGCCCAACCAccacagcaggctgcccagcgccaCATCCAGCATATATACTCACATGGGGGCCGCCCGGCATGGACGGAGCACCAGCAGGACCAGACGGCACTTGAAAAGGATTAGGGGGCGTAGGATAGAGTCCTGGAGCCGGGTACGATCCTGCGGGTGGAGGAAACGGACCTGGCGGCGAAGGTCCCCACGTTCCAGGTGGGACTGTGCCCCACGGTACCGTCGGCGCCGCTCCCGGAGTCTGGGCAGGAGCAGAGTACGGCCCTGGGGGGGGATACGGCATGCTGGGTGCGGGATACTGCCCCGCCATCGTCGGTCCCCATGCTGCAGAGGGCATGGATCCCCACGGCCCGACGGGAGCGGGAGGCGCAGCCGGCTCCGTCGGACCGCCATAAGGTCGTGGAAGCTCTGGAAAGGGCATGTTTGGTGGAGGATACTGGCCCGGAGGGACGGGGCCCGGCACGGCTGGGGGCGGATACGGACCTCCGGGAGGAGGGCAAGAGGGTCCGctaggaggaggaggaaatggagCAGGCGGTCCGGGGGGCATTGAAGGATACATTCCTGTAGGAGGAGGTCCGAAGGGCACGCTGGAAGCGGAGGTGTTGGGCGGCAGCGCCGAGGGCCCGGCAGGGGGAGCGCTCGGGTTGTTCCAAGGATTCGAGGGCGGCCAACCCTGAGGCGGCTGGGAGGGCTGCTGGCCCGGCTTCGCACCGCTCACTTTGGGGGTCTTAGCGGGAGACTGATCGGGCAAAGCATCTGCCAACTGAGAGAGAAAGGGCCGTGAGCATGGCAGATCCCTGCGGGAGCTGCTGGTTGCCCACCTTCACCCACTACACAAAtgcactgcagctgcctgaACGGGAGGAAAAGAGCATCTGTCGCTGCAGACAGGGCTGCGTTCACTTTGTGCAGCTTCTATGGTTAAAGGAGAGAGGCATCCTGACGTGCCACAGTTCTAAAGCCAAAGATAAAAGGCAACCTTCAGCAGTAGAATCATAAGCAATTCTGGTATAAATTCAGGAAGAAGAGTTGTAAGTTTCCATTGTAGCTATTCTGATGCTATCAGGACAAAAGCCCTCTGTGAGC is a genomic window containing:
- the MAPK1IP1L gene encoding MAPK-interacting and spindle-stabilizing protein-like, which codes for MSGTDDFSLADALPDQSPAKTPKVSGAKPGQQPSQPPQGWPPSNPWNNPSAPPAGPSALPPNTSASSVPFGPPPTGMYPSMPPGPPAPFPPPPSGPSCPPPGGPYPPPAVPGPVPPGQYPPPNMPFPELPRPYGGPTEPAAPPAPVGPWGSMPSAAWGPTMAGQYPAPSMPYPPPGPYSAPAQTPGAAPTVPWGTVPPGTWGPSPPGPFPPPAGSYPAPGLYPTPPNPFQVPSGPAGAPSMPGGPHPYR
- the LGALS3 gene encoding galectin-3 isoform X2; amino-acid sequence: MGGDIAQPQSAARHPALLHGPTPAGKMSDGFSLSDALPTHNPGAPPTQGWNQPPGPGAFPAYPGYPGGPGPHHGPPGPHHGPPGPHHGPPGPFPGGPPGPYPGGPAAAGPYSGGPAAPFSGAPAAPLKVPYDLPLPAGLMPRMLITITGTVNPNPSRFSLDFKRGQDIAFHFNPRFKEDRKRVIVCNSMFHNSWGKEERTAPRFPFEPGAPFKLQVLCEGDHFKVAVNDAHLLQYGFREKKLNEITKLCIAGDITLTSVFTSMI